A part of Candidatus Electrothrix aestuarii genomic DNA contains:
- a CDS encoding glycosyltransferase family 2 protein has product MSEIISVIITCHNLERYIGEAIESVLAQDYDGPIELLVVDDASIDTSAEIIHSYQKNILYLPTLKNVGVLMATVHGLRHSSGDVVFFLDGDDTWRTDKLRLSMQPFNVDPKLGFLTHDINYMDSCGAIMKKKSRSSEVFGKKNIDGELVRKGILHHTDYIWLGSAYAVRQSVADIKGFCRWTEHLPNPFNTYQDWPLAYWAASHSDITMRYLPEKMMNYRLHEENYSGDARSLQKALRNFGRTYNTVSVLLDIAVLHGVTGVPFDISVRKKKFYQYMLDLYSGKRLSALLKFFFVQRYIFTSTPNIFKEWIRFVGIFFLGPRYFLKITKPRT; this is encoded by the coding sequence ATGTCAGAAATTATATCAGTCATTATTACCTGTCACAACCTTGAACGTTATATTGGCGAAGCTATTGAGTCCGTTCTTGCACAAGATTATGACGGGCCGATTGAGTTGCTCGTTGTTGACGACGCTTCGATCGATACCAGTGCGGAAATTATCCATTCCTATCAAAAGAATATACTCTATTTGCCGACTTTGAAAAATGTCGGTGTCTTGATGGCTACCGTGCATGGGCTGCGTCATTCTTCAGGAGACGTTGTTTTTTTTCTCGATGGTGATGATACATGGCGTACAGATAAATTACGATTAAGCATGCAGCCTTTCAATGTTGATCCGAAGTTGGGTTTTCTTACACATGATATCAACTATATGGATAGTTGCGGAGCCATAATGAAAAAAAAATCCAGATCAAGTGAAGTGTTTGGGAAAAAAAATATTGATGGAGAGTTGGTACGTAAAGGTATTCTTCACCACACCGATTATATATGGCTTGGTAGTGCATATGCTGTGCGACAATCAGTTGCTGATATCAAGGGGTTCTGTAGATGGACGGAGCATCTTCCAAATCCATTTAATACCTATCAGGATTGGCCTCTTGCATATTGGGCCGCAAGTCATTCTGATATTACTATGCGGTATCTACCAGAAAAAATGATGAATTACCGATTGCACGAAGAAAATTACAGCGGTGATGCTCGGAGTTTACAAAAGGCCCTGCGTAATTTCGGACGAACGTATAACACTGTATCGGTACTTCTTGATATTGCTGTGCTTCATGGGGTAACAGGAGTCCCTTTTGATATATCTGTTCGTAAAAAGAAATTTTATCAATACATGCTTGATCTGTATTCAGGAAAAAGGTTAAGTGCTTTGCTGAAGTTTTTCTTTGTACAGCGATATATTTTCACTAGTACTCCTAATATATTTAAAGAATGGATACGTTTTGTCGGAATATTCTTTTTGGGTCCTCGTTATTTTCTCAAGATCACAAAGCCTCGCACCTGA
- a CDS encoding glycosyltransferase family 39 protein has translation MKNTQSFSCSNNSVEHAKYLYLALLAVIFLVEFVLSFGWRVRGDSIFIHYLACLINEHGFVPYRDLFEINMPGTYLFHIAIGKLFGYSDYALRMVNVAWLAATLLVTWFIMKPFGRVTALAACLLFSIIYLGFGPDMSLQRDFITILPIATAILLTIRPKRNHPDNFIHLLLGVLFAFVALIKPYHAIWLPVLIVYNCIQNSNGSVKTLLKLCIVGNIFALFGVLLTLIIPFLWLWKIGSLQAFWDIFSSYTPLYAQISGDLKVRGSGARIVNILYEYSNFKRLGMLATASFFGVYLVLTQSIFVAIKRPLILFFLLLICYELSAGIGGKLWSYHYIPAIYFACLGAAFVLSPFFANVSRPNFLPLLVFIVASVPIVQMAVSQQIFMKWKTPFELSKNIREDEITAYLNTHLSPNDKVQPLSWTGGTLEALLASKAIPATPYIVDLQFYHHVSTPYIQSLRKDFIARLKREPPKFIIDVYANRGISGLDTSYEFHELKMFIKVYYYKDYSGNGFDMFRRNNDQPPKKTGTGPT, from the coding sequence ATGAAAAATACACAGTCATTTTCTTGCTCCAATAACTCCGTAGAGCACGCGAAGTATCTTTATCTGGCGTTATTGGCAGTAATTTTTTTAGTAGAATTTGTTCTGTCATTTGGCTGGAGAGTCAGAGGGGATTCAATTTTTATACACTATCTTGCCTGTTTAATCAATGAGCATGGTTTTGTGCCGTATCGTGACCTCTTTGAGATTAATATGCCAGGTACGTACCTATTCCATATCGCTATAGGAAAACTGTTTGGTTACTCCGACTATGCACTTCGCATGGTGAATGTTGCTTGGCTTGCAGCAACATTACTGGTTACTTGGTTTATTATGAAGCCCTTTGGAAGGGTGACTGCGCTTGCTGCCTGCTTATTATTTAGTATCATATACTTGGGATTTGGACCTGATATGAGCCTGCAGAGAGATTTCATTACTATATTGCCAATAGCTACCGCTATCTTACTTACCATCCGGCCCAAACGCAATCATCCAGATAATTTCATTCATTTACTACTTGGCGTACTCTTTGCGTTTGTTGCACTCATCAAACCATATCATGCTATATGGCTTCCTGTTCTGATTGTTTACAACTGTATACAGAACAGCAATGGTTCAGTAAAAACTCTGCTCAAACTCTGCATTGTAGGGAATATATTTGCGCTTTTTGGTGTTCTATTAACCCTAATTATTCCTTTTTTATGGCTTTGGAAAATTGGATCTTTACAAGCTTTTTGGGATATTTTTTCATCTTATACGCCGCTATATGCGCAGATATCTGGAGATTTGAAGGTTAGGGGGAGTGGAGCTCGTATTGTCAATATTTTATACGAATACAGCAATTTTAAAAGACTTGGTATGTTGGCAACAGCTTCATTCTTTGGTGTGTATCTTGTTTTAACCCAATCTATCTTTGTTGCCATAAAAAGACCGTTAATATTATTTTTTTTATTATTAATTTGTTATGAATTGTCTGCCGGTATAGGTGGAAAATTATGGTCTTACCATTATATACCTGCTATCTACTTTGCGTGTTTAGGCGCTGCGTTTGTCCTTTCTCCTTTCTTTGCAAATGTATCTCGTCCGAACTTTTTACCTCTCTTAGTTTTCATCGTTGCTTCAGTGCCAATAGTTCAAATGGCTGTTTCTCAGCAAATTTTTATGAAATGGAAAACACCCTTCGAGCTATCGAAGAATATAAGAGAAGACGAAATAACAGCTTACTTAAATACACATCTTTCGCCAAATGATAAAGTTCAACCATTAAGTTGGACCGGTGGGACTCTAGAGGCCCTGCTTGCGTCAAAAGCAATTCCTGCAACCCCCTATATTGTTGATCTTCAATTTTATCATCATGTATCAACTCCGTATATCCAAAGTTTGAGAAAAGATTTTATTGCAAGATTAAAAAGAGAACCGCCAAAATTTATTATTGATGTATATGCAAACAGGGGCATATCAGGATTAGATACAAGCTATGAATTTCATGAACTAAAAATGTTTATTAAAGTATATTATTATAAGGATTATAGTGGGAATGGCTTCGATATGTTTCGTCGAAATAATGATCAGCCCCCCAAAAAAACAGGAACAGGTCCGACATGA
- a CDS encoding glycosyltransferase family 2 protein: protein MKTSIIIPFKNEVEYAETTMSTAYAYLAERVSDFEMVAVDDSTDGTWEILQSFARLHQNVIVVRGGEPPGYGKALQKGFSIATGEIFIPFNGDLSDSLDDVISYISLIEDGYDMVFGSRFMTGAKVTDSTAVKGGVSLLGNVFLQILFLIKCSDITNSFKAYRRKVLEDIKPTANDYSIGMEIALKSILKKYKYTTIPISWSGRKYGRSKMSMIKSIPIYLFTALKIRVLG, encoded by the coding sequence ATGAAAACATCGATTATTATTCCATTTAAAAATGAAGTAGAATATGCCGAAACGACCATGAGTACGGCGTATGCCTATTTAGCTGAACGTGTTAGTGACTTTGAAATGGTTGCCGTTGACGATAGTACTGACGGAACCTGGGAGATTCTTCAATCCTTTGCCCGTTTACATCAAAATGTTATAGTAGTCAGAGGAGGGGAACCGCCGGGGTATGGAAAGGCGTTACAAAAAGGGTTTAGTATCGCCACAGGGGAGATTTTTATTCCTTTTAATGGTGACCTCAGCGATTCACTCGACGACGTAATATCGTATATTAGTTTGATAGAAGATGGATATGACATGGTCTTCGGGTCACGATTCATGACTGGTGCAAAAGTGACTGATTCTACAGCGGTAAAAGGGGGGGTGTCACTGCTGGGTAATGTATTTCTCCAAATACTTTTTTTGATCAAATGTAGTGATATCACAAATTCATTCAAAGCTTATAGAAGAAAAGTGCTGGAAGATATTAAACCAACCGCAAACGACTACTCTATTGGAATGGAGATCGCTTTAAAAAGTATTCTTAAAAAGTATAAATATACGACTATTCCTATATCTTGGTCAGGTCGAAAGTATGGGCGTTCAAAGATGTCAATGATAAAATCAATTCCGATATATTTGTTTACGGCACTCAAAATAAGAGTGTTGGGCTAA
- a CDS encoding ABC transporter ATP-binding protein: MQEGLGGIRDVILDNSQDVFTREYTGTVHNIQYALVQNIFLGTLPKSLLEVLGITLIALLAYVMQVHSSSGQNALPLLGAFALGAQRLLPGLQQIYFSWSHINGHHAILADVTAWLGKSFDQEGQLQNLPALAFNNSIELCDISFHYSGSASNVLSDIRLTISKGSRIGFIGTTGSGKSTLLDIIMGLLVPTTGELRVDGKKINSANVKAWQRNIAHVSQNIFLSDGSILKNIGFGVSEEKIDIEQAERAARLAQIHDFIETLPDGYQTLIGERGVRLSGGQRQRIGIARALYKKANILVLDEATSALDNATEQAVMESIDSLDNRLTILMIAHRISTLERCDKIIEINRDGCDASDIKLEH; the protein is encoded by the coding sequence ATGCAGGAAGGTCTTGGCGGAATTCGAGATGTCATTCTTGATAACAGTCAGGATGTTTTCACACGGGAGTATACCGGGACAGTTCATAATATCCAGTACGCTCTTGTCCAGAATATTTTTTTAGGTACGTTACCCAAGAGTTTATTGGAGGTGCTGGGCATTACCTTGATCGCTTTGCTGGCTTACGTAATGCAAGTTCATTCCTCATCGGGACAGAATGCCCTTCCTTTGCTGGGTGCTTTTGCTCTGGGAGCTCAACGATTATTACCGGGGTTACAGCAAATTTATTTTTCCTGGTCTCATATTAACGGACACCATGCTATACTGGCTGATGTTACGGCTTGGCTGGGGAAATCTTTTGATCAAGAGGGGCAACTGCAAAATCTACCAGCCTTAGCGTTCAACAACAGCATCGAACTCTGCGATATCAGCTTTCACTATAGCGGTTCCGCAAGTAATGTATTATCTGATATTCGCTTAACGATTTCAAAAGGTTCCAGGATAGGATTTATAGGAACAACAGGTAGCGGAAAAAGTACCTTGCTGGATATTATTATGGGGCTGCTGGTCCCTACAACGGGTGAGTTGCGAGTAGACGGTAAAAAAATTAATTCTGCCAATGTGAAGGCATGGCAACGGAATATCGCCCATGTCTCGCAGAATATTTTTTTGTCCGATGGATCAATCTTGAAAAATATAGGTTTTGGAGTGTCGGAAGAAAAGATAGATATCGAACAGGCAGAAAGAGCGGCGAGATTGGCTCAGATTCATGACTTTATAGAAACATTACCAGACGGCTATCAAACGCTTATAGGCGAACGGGGAGTGAGACTTTCCGGGGGGCAACGGCAACGCATTGGTATTGCTCGTGCCCTGTATAAAAAGGCGAATATTCTTGTGCTGGATGAGGCGACCAGCGCTCTAGATAATGCAACAGAACAGGCTGTGATGGAATCAATTGATAGTTTAGATAACAGGCTGACTATCTTGATGATTGCGCATCGGATTTCCACATTAGAACGATGCGATAAGATTATTGAGATTAATCGAGATGGGTGCGATGCTTCTGATATAAAACTGGAGCATTGA
- a CDS encoding acyltransferase: MLFHILHRLRFIIKIFSRIKHFLLQVKGFLVFGRTVGIIGNFTVVNPKNVSIGKNCGINHGVFILGHHSIEIGDGVVLSANVMLIDSGLNLKNFVLLENPPHFLSFVKIKDGAWIGAGAIVLPGVTVGRKSVVGAGSVVTRDVPDFTIVAGNPAQEIGRTDL; this comes from the coding sequence ATGTTGTTTCATATCCTCCACAGATTAAGGTTTATAATAAAAATATTCTCTCGTATAAAACACTTTTTGTTACAGGTAAAAGGTTTTCTTGTTTTTGGCCGAACAGTAGGGATTATCGGAAATTTTACAGTAGTAAATCCAAAGAATGTCAGCATTGGTAAGAATTGTGGCATAAACCATGGGGTTTTCATCTTAGGACATCATTCTATCGAAATTGGAGATGGTGTTGTATTATCGGCGAATGTTATGCTTATTGATTCTGGGTTAAATCTCAAAAATTTTGTCCTGCTAGAAAATCCTCCCCATTTTTTAAGTTTTGTGAAAATCAAAGATGGGGCGTGGATTGGTGCCGGTGCCATTGTTCTTCCAGGGGTGACAGTAGGACGAAAAAGTGTGGTAGGTGCGGGGAGTGTTGTTACTCGGGATGTTCCTGATTTTACCATTGTAGCCGGAAATCCAGCACAGGAAATAGGGAGAACTGATTTGTAG
- a CDS encoding class I SAM-dependent methyltransferase, with translation MKNTHCMNCHSPHLAQFIDLGEQPNGNVFPRLNELDGEHKFPCIMLVCTQCWQVQLQEFPPVDTMFTNHPYITGVNQPVVTHFEQLVDDIVQKFAIPPNSLVLDIGANDGTLLSKFRERGMRVLGIDPCNRTNKLAQYAGMTVFKAFWNRQNAEAMKQLGLYPDLITATAVFYHLEDLHSFVSGLKAVMKKGTIFCAQCVYLKDMIDKAQFDHFYHEHTMIHAIGPLKHLFFQYDLRLLDVDFYPIHGGSFVLYVCREDSHFPTSKKIDDAIAEEKRVGLEQLQTYMDFSKRVEANKQALLSLLKQIKNAGKRVAGMGAPLKGNTLLNYYGIGPEAVEFLVEINPYKIGRYTPGTHIPILSEKSIDKHPDYYLLLSWNFLDFFIEKYADYLNAGGKFIIPHPTVKIIGKDEQSQ, from the coding sequence ATGAAAAATACTCATTGTATGAACTGCCACAGCCCACATCTGGCACAATTTATTGATCTAGGTGAACAGCCAAACGGGAATGTTTTCCCCAGATTGAATGAATTGGATGGTGAACATAAGTTTCCTTGTATAATGTTGGTTTGCACTCAGTGTTGGCAAGTACAATTGCAAGAGTTCCCACCGGTTGATACTATGTTTACTAATCACCCCTATATTACAGGAGTGAATCAACCAGTGGTTACCCACTTTGAGCAACTTGTTGATGATATTGTGCAGAAATTTGCCATTCCACCTAATAGTCTTGTGCTTGACATTGGTGCCAATGATGGAACTTTGCTCTCAAAGTTTCGTGAGCGCGGAATGCGAGTGTTGGGCATTGACCCTTGTAACCGGACCAATAAATTGGCCCAATATGCGGGAATGACTGTCTTCAAAGCTTTTTGGAATCGGCAAAACGCTGAAGCGATGAAACAGCTCGGGCTTTATCCTGATCTGATTACAGCGACGGCAGTTTTCTATCACCTTGAAGATCTTCATAGTTTTGTTAGTGGGTTAAAAGCTGTCATGAAGAAGGGTACTATTTTTTGTGCCCAATGTGTATACCTGAAAGACATGATCGACAAGGCTCAATTTGATCATTTCTATCACGAACACACGATGATTCATGCAATTGGGCCTTTAAAACATCTTTTCTTCCAATATGACTTGCGATTGTTAGATGTGGACTTCTATCCGATTCATGGTGGGTCCTTTGTATTGTATGTTTGCCGAGAAGACTCACATTTCCCAACAAGCAAAAAAATTGATGATGCGATTGCTGAAGAGAAACGTGTGGGGCTTGAACAATTACAGACATATATGGACTTTTCTAAACGTGTTGAAGCAAATAAACAGGCACTGTTGTCCTTGTTAAAGCAAATCAAAAATGCAGGAAAGCGTGTGGCTGGAATGGGTGCTCCTTTAAAAGGCAACACCCTGCTTAATTACTATGGTATCGGCCCCGAAGCTGTCGAATTTCTCGTTGAAATTAATCCGTACAAAATCGGTCGTTATACACCAGGAACTCATATTCCAATTCTATCAGAGAAATCAATTGATAAACATCCTGATTATTATCTTCTTTTGTCTTGGAATTTTTTAGATTTTTTTATTGAAAAATACGCAGACTATCTGAATGCTGGAGGTAAATTTATTATTCCACATCCGACTGTCAAAATTATCGGAAAAGATGAGCAGTCACAATAA
- a CDS encoding transposase, with translation MFTIPQELRKIIFSDRMLIKIMMDCASKAAVEVLQSKGVDAVPGILLVVHTFGRDLKFNPHVHMLMTEGGLTSSNQWVDIPFLPYGLLRKKWQYYLLTEIKASLPQTKENVRFIDYLFKSQRNGFYVNPKLSDSWSG, from the coding sequence GTGTTTACCATTCCACAAGAACTCCGAAAGATAATTTTTAGTGATCGTATGCTGATCAAGATTATGATGGATTGTGCTTCAAAAGCGGCTGTGGAAGTACTTCAAAGTAAAGGAGTTGATGCTGTTCCGGGAATTCTATTAGTTGTCCATACGTTTGGAAGAGATCTTAAGTTTAATCCGCATGTCCATATGTTAATGACAGAAGGAGGATTAACATCTTCCAATCAGTGGGTTGATATTCCATTTTTGCCATATGGTCTGCTTAGAAAAAAATGGCAATATTATTTGCTGACTGAAATAAAGGCTAGCTTGCCGCAAACAAAAGAAAATGTAAGATTCATAGATTACCTGTTTAAAAGCCAACGTAATGGTTTTTATGTAAATCCTAAATTGAGCGATTCATGGTCTGGGTAA
- a CDS encoding transposase, with translation MFTIPQELRKIIFSDRMLIKIMMDCASKAAVEVLQSKGVDAVPGILLVVHTFGRDLKFNPHVHMLMTEGGLTSSNQWVDIPFLPYGLLRKKWQYYLLTEIKASLPQTKENVRFIDYLFKSQRNGFYVNGKSKMTSARHAARYIGRYMARPALAEHKITNYDGEEVTFWYIDHKTEVKVTEAIPAKEFIQRLIDHIPLKGFKMVRHYGLYSRRTKTIAIEILMDCKRFIQKTFEFMKSDSRSLSWRERLVQSFGKDPLTCPNCKEKMFLWRIWHPDYGDIFDLSRDGPFVESKSKQECNKRNSSGRQVKWIPQLLPF, from the coding sequence GTGTTTACCATTCCACAAGAACTCCGAAAGATAATTTTTAGTGATCGTATGCTGATCAAGATTATGATGGATTGTGCTTCAAAAGCGGCTGTGGAAGTACTTCAAAGTAAAGGAGTTGATGCTGTTCCGGGAATTCTATTAGTTGTCCATACGTTTGGAAGAGATCTTAAGTTTAATCCGCATGTCCATATGTTAATGACAGAAGGAGGATTAACATCTTCCAATCAGTGGGTTGATATTCCATTTTTGCCATATGGTCTGCTTAGAAAAAAATGGCAATATTATTTGCTGACTGAAATAAAGGCTAGCTTGCCGCAAACAAAAGAAAATGTAAGATTCATAGATTACCTGTTTAAAAGCCAACGTAATGGTTTTTATGTAAATGGTAAAAGCAAGATGACATCAGCAAGACATGCAGCTCGATATATTGGTCGCTATATGGCTCGTCCAGCATTGGCAGAGCACAAGATAACGAATTACGATGGTGAGGAAGTAACATTTTGGTATATTGATCATAAAACAGAAGTTAAAGTTACCGAAGCGATTCCAGCCAAAGAGTTCATACAACGATTAATTGACCATATCCCGCTAAAGGGATTCAAGATGGTCCGCCATTATGGGTTATATTCTCGACGTACAAAAACAATCGCGATAGAGATTTTGATGGACTGTAAACGTTTTATCCAGAAGACTTTTGAATTCATGAAAAGTGATTCAAGGTCATTGAGCTGGAGAGAGCGTCTAGTACAGAGTTTCGGGAAAGATCCGTTAACATGTCCAAACTGTAAAGAAAAAATGTTTTTATGGCGGATTTGGCATCCTGACTATGGAGATATCTTTGATCTGAGCAGAGACGGACCTTTTGTGGAAAGCAAGAGTAAACAAGAATGCAACAAGAGAAACTCTTCGGGTCGGCAGGTTAAGTGGATACCGCAATTGCTTCCGTTTTAA
- a CDS encoding SDR family oxidoreductase, with protein sequence MKKVLITGAAGQVGRKLTEYLGETGCQIIPVAHVPRDGVISADLRNEATVFRLVKKYAPDIIIHLAAITNLHFCEQNKETAHATNYGITEVITRACSEFRIRMIFFSSDYVFGEYDHFWQEEDLPCPTTQYGIDKAASEWLVRERLSNYAIIRTAQLYGLAKDFVRLVCGALLSRQEFIAYANLVNCPTWIGDLFPMVNKIINYASQGIFHCVGPQAMSRYQYASEIAEVFALKKSYIKAVNLDFSADIRPPVVRLNGTSTYEALHVYPGTLKKNLAL encoded by the coding sequence ATGAAAAAAGTCCTCATAACCGGTGCGGCAGGACAGGTCGGACGAAAACTCACCGAATATCTTGGCGAAACGGGTTGTCAGATCATACCTGTGGCTCATGTGCCGCGTGATGGGGTAATTTCCGCAGACTTGCGAAACGAAGCTACTGTATTTCGTCTGGTCAAAAAGTACGCGCCAGATATAATAATACATTTAGCAGCTATCACGAATCTACACTTCTGTGAGCAAAATAAAGAAACTGCTCATGCAACGAACTATGGCATCACAGAAGTTATAACCAGAGCATGTTCAGAATTTAGAATTCGCATGATATTCTTTTCCTCGGACTATGTTTTTGGGGAATATGATCACTTTTGGCAAGAAGAGGATTTGCCTTGCCCAACGACCCAATATGGTATAGATAAAGCCGCTTCGGAATGGCTTGTCCGAGAACGACTTTCTAATTACGCAATCATAAGGACGGCTCAACTTTATGGCTTAGCTAAAGATTTCGTAAGGTTGGTCTGTGGGGCACTGCTCTCTCGTCAGGAGTTCATCGCCTACGCAAACCTCGTCAATTGCCCAACGTGGATTGGCGACCTGTTTCCAATGGTCAATAAAATTATCAATTACGCTAGTCAAGGTATCTTTCATTGCGTAGGGCCACAAGCCATGTCTCGATATCAATATGCGTCTGAAATAGCCGAAGTATTTGCTTTGAAAAAATCTTATATTAAAGCTGTGAATCTGGATTTTTCAGCAGATATTCGTCCTCCTGTGGTTCGGCTTAATGGCACATCTACCTACGAGGCTCTTCATGTTTATCCAGGGACGTTAAAAAAAAATCTAGCGTTATGA
- the asnB gene encoding asparagine synthase (glutamine-hydrolyzing), with amino-acid sequence MCGITGFLTSIPDTSLNMERIATRMTSTLQHRGPDNAGTWVDESTGIALAHRRLSILDLSEAGHQPMHSHCGRYAIVFNGEIYNHLELRKKLECFSIASSPAVHEWHGHSDTETLLAGITQWGVEKTLYSAIGMFAFALWDRRERLLTLARDRMGEKPIYYGWQDNTFLFGSELKALKAHPKFQARIDRGALALFLRYNYVPTPYSIYKGICKLPSGTFLEIKAGKQKDKPTPYWSLIEVAEKGIAEPFSGSDEDAIDVLERHLRTAVRRQILSDVPLGALLSGGFDSTAITALMQADHSNAVRTFTIGFNENEYSEVRYAQAVARHLGTDHTAVHLTAGDALALIPQLPAMYDEPFADSSQLPTHLVMSLARRHVTVALSGDGGDELFAGYNRYFLVPKTWSYLSRMPMILRFFLGKGLTALPIEGINFLIGPLAKQAGIAFPGDKVNKLGLRMQQVNSIDDLYVSLVSEWAHPSEMTGCKAMPSNLHDERNHWPRLDDPVARMMVLDGLTYLPDDILVKVDRAAMAVSLETRSPFLDPDLIEFAWSLPMNMKIRDGKGKWLLRQLVYKYVPPDLVERPKMGFGIPLDSWLRGPLREWADDLLAEERLQREGYLNPVDIRTAWQKHSTGQASYGYRLWSVLMFQAWLASES; translated from the coding sequence ATGTGTGGAATCACAGGTTTTTTAACGAGTATTCCTGACACCTCACTTAATATGGAGAGGATCGCAACTCGTATGACTTCAACCCTGCAACATCGCGGTCCAGATAATGCAGGAACATGGGTAGATGAGAGTACCGGGATTGCACTAGCTCATAGGCGCCTGTCAATTCTTGACCTTTCCGAGGCAGGTCATCAGCCGATGCATTCACATTGTGGGCGTTATGCTATTGTCTTCAATGGGGAGATTTATAATCACCTTGAGTTGCGTAAGAAACTCGAATGTTTTTCCATAGCTAGCTCTCCAGCAGTTCATGAATGGCACGGACACTCTGACACCGAGACCCTACTGGCTGGAATCACGCAGTGGGGTGTGGAAAAAACGTTATATTCTGCTATTGGGATGTTTGCATTCGCCCTGTGGGACCGTCGTGAACGGTTGCTGACGCTTGCCCGGGACAGAATGGGTGAAAAACCAATTTATTATGGCTGGCAAGACAACACGTTTCTATTTGGCTCTGAACTAAAAGCATTAAAGGCCCATCCAAAATTTCAGGCAAGAATTGACCGAGGCGCTTTGGCGTTATTCCTACGCTATAACTATGTCCCAACACCATATTCGATTTACAAAGGCATCTGTAAGCTTCCTTCAGGAACTTTTTTGGAAATAAAAGCAGGAAAACAAAAAGATAAACCAACTCCTTACTGGTCGTTAATTGAGGTTGCAGAAAAAGGTATTGCTGAACCATTTTCGGGATCAGATGAAGATGCAATTGATGTGCTAGAGCGGCATCTGAGGACTGCTGTTCGCCGTCAGATACTATCTGATGTCCCTCTAGGTGCATTGCTTTCAGGGGGATTTGATTCGACAGCCATTACCGCTTTAATGCAGGCCGACCATTCGAATGCTGTCCGTACCTTTACAATCGGCTTCAATGAAAACGAATACAGCGAGGTACGTTATGCACAGGCTGTGGCAAGGCATTTAGGTACCGATCATACAGCGGTACATTTAACTGCGGGTGATGCGTTAGCTCTGATACCGCAGCTACCTGCGATGTACGATGAACCTTTCGCCGATTCTTCGCAGTTACCCACACATCTCGTTATGAGTCTTGCGCGTCGTCATGTTACCGTGGCACTCTCCGGCGATGGAGGAGATGAATTATTTGCGGGTTACAATCGTTACTTCCTTGTGCCAAAAACTTGGTCCTACCTCAGTAGGATGCCTATGATTCTTCGGTTTTTTCTCGGTAAAGGACTGACTGCTTTACCGATAGAAGGGATTAATTTTTTGATCGGACCGTTAGCGAAGCAGGCAGGGATTGCCTTTCCCGGTGACAAGGTGAATAAGCTGGGATTGCGCATGCAACAGGTCAACTCCATAGATGATTTGTACGTATCACTGGTCTCTGAGTGGGCTCATCCCTCTGAGATGACTGGCTGTAAGGCAATGCCCTCCAACTTGCATGATGAACGAAATCATTGGCCTCGGCTGGATGATCCGGTTGCACGAATGATGGTTTTGGATGGCCTGACCTATTTGCCTGATGATATTTTAGTCAAGGTGGATCGTGCCGCTATGGCAGTATCCTTGGAAACACGATCTCCATTCTTAGACCCGGACCTTATTGAATTTGCCTGGTCGTTACCTATGAATATGAAAATTCGTGATGGCAAAGGAAAGTGGCTACTTCGTCAATTAGTGTATAAATATGTTCCGCCTGACCTAGTGGAACGTCCTAAGATGGGATTTGGTATTCCACTGGACAGCTGGCTACGCGGCCCGCTACGGGAGTGGGCAGATGATTTACTAGCTGAAGAACGGTTACAAAGGGAAGGGTATCTTAATCCCGTTGATATTCGTACGGCATGGCAAAAGCATTCGACAGGCCAAGCATCGTATGGTTATCGTCTTTGGTCAGTCCTGATGTTTCAGGCATGGCTTGCGAGTGAGTCATGA